A single window of Clostridia bacterium DNA harbors:
- a CDS encoding aconitate hydratase: MAKNIVEKIIEKHLVSGKMQAGEEIAIAIDQTLTQDSTGTMAYLQFEAMDVPRVKTKKSVAYIDHNTLQTGFENADDHKYIQTVAAKHGIYFSKPGNGICHQVNLERFGKPGWTLLGSDSHTPTAGGIGMIAIGAGGLDVAVAMAGGPYYLVMPKVCNVILKGKLSPWVSAKDIILELLRIMSVKGGVGKIIEYSGEGVSSLSVPERATITNMGAELGATTSIFPSDERTLEFLKAQDRAEDWVELKADDGAVYDETIEIDLDSLEPLIAQPHSPDNVVKVKDIEGTKLDQVAIGSCTNSSYLDLMKVANILKGKTVSPDVSLVISPGSKQVYNMLAQNGALADMIDAGARILECACGPCIGMGQAPPSNGVSVRTFNRNFYGRSGTFSAEVYLASPEVAAVSALTGCITDPRTLGDPIEIEIPEKFKVNDNMVIDPVPQGQEVEVIRGPNIKPFPLNKKLQDRVEGSVLLKMEDNITTDHIMPSNAKLLPFRSNIPHLSDYCLTPVDETFPERAKKSGGGFLVAGHNYGQGSSREHAALVPLYLGIKGVIAKSFARIHMANLINSGILPMVFVDEKDYDNISKQDTLVIENAVQQVKSKGEITVKNLTKNNQFKVRMNLSQRLTDVILAGGLINYIKINR, encoded by the coding sequence ATGGCAAAAAATATAGTTGAAAAGATTATTGAGAAACATTTGGTAAGTGGAAAGATGCAAGCGGGAGAAGAGATAGCTATTGCTATTGATCAGACTTTGACGCAGGATTCCACCGGAACTATGGCATATTTGCAGTTTGAGGCCATGGATGTTCCTAGAGTGAAGACTAAAAAGTCTGTTGCATATATCGATCATAATACGCTGCAGACCGGATTTGAAAATGCAGATGACCATAAATATATTCAAACTGTTGCAGCAAAGCATGGGATATATTTTTCTAAACCGGGGAACGGGATCTGCCATCAAGTTAATCTTGAAAGATTTGGTAAGCCGGGGTGGACATTATTAGGTTCAGATAGTCATACGCCTACAGCAGGTGGGATAGGCATGATTGCAATAGGGGCGGGAGGCCTAGATGTGGCAGTGGCAATGGCAGGAGGACCCTATTATTTAGTTATGCCTAAAGTTTGCAATGTAATACTTAAGGGCAAATTAAGTCCCTGGGTTAGTGCTAAGGATATTATACTCGAACTGCTTCGTATTATGAGCGTGAAAGGTGGAGTAGGAAAGATTATCGAATATTCAGGGGAAGGTGTTTCCAGCCTATCTGTTCCGGAACGGGCTACTATTACCAATATGGGTGCCGAGTTAGGAGCTACCACCTCTATCTTTCCCAGCGATGAGAGAACATTAGAATTTTTAAAAGCTCAGGACAGAGCAGAAGACTGGGTTGAATTGAAGGCGGATGATGGTGCTGTATATGATGAGACTATAGAGATAGATCTGGACTCATTAGAGCCCCTTATTGCGCAGCCTCATAGTCCTGATAATGTGGTCAAGGTAAAGGATATTGAAGGAACAAAGCTTGATCAGGTTGCAATAGGCAGTTGTACCAACTCATCTTATTTAGATTTGATGAAGGTTGCAAATATATTAAAAGGTAAAACAGTGAGTCCCGATGTAAGTCTCGTTATATCTCCCGGTTCCAAACAGGTTTATAATATGTTGGCACAAAACGGAGCTTTGGCAGATATGATAGATGCAGGTGCCAGGATATTGGAATGTGCATGTGGTCCCTGCATAGGTATGGGTCAAGCTCCTCCCAGTAATGGTGTATCTGTAAGAACGTTCAATAGGAATTTTTATGGCAGGAGTGGAACCTTTAGTGCAGAAGTATACCTTGCAAGTCCTGAGGTAGCTGCTGTATCAGCTCTTACTGGATGTATAACTGACCCTAGGACATTAGGGGATCCAATCGAAATAGAAATTCCTGAAAAGTTTAAAGTCAATGATAATATGGTGATAGACCCTGTACCTCAAGGGCAAGAGGTTGAGGTTATAAGGGGACCAAACATAAAGCCATTTCCTTTAAACAAAAAATTACAAGATAGAGTGGAGGGCAGTGTTCTTCTGAAAATGGAGGATAATATCACAACAGATCATATAATGCCTTCAAATGCTAAATTATTGCCCTTTAGATCAAATATACCCCATCTGTCCGATTATTGTCTCACTCCTGTAGACGAGACATTCCCAGAGAGGGCGAAGAAATCCGGTGGAGGTTTCCTAGTTGCAGGGCATAATTATGGTCAGGGCTCAAGCAGGGAACATGCTGCTCTGGTACCTCTTTATCTTGGGATAAAAGGGGTAATTGCCAAATCCTTTGCAAGGATTCATATGGCTAATTTGATCAACTCAGGGATATTGCCTATGGTTTTTGTAGATGAAAAAGACTATGATAATATAAGTAAACAGGATACTCTTGTTATAGAAAATGCTGTACAGCAGGTAAAATCAAAGGGAGAAATTACTGTCAAAAACCTTACAAAAAACAACCAATTTAAGGTAAGGATGAACTTGTCACAAAGATTGACAGATGTTATTTTGGCAGGTGGGTTGATCAATTATATAAAAATCAACAGGTAA
- a CDS encoding chromate transporter: MKKNIYFDLFSTFFKIGAFTFGGGYAMIPLIEREVIDNKNWVDEEELLDILALSQSVPGVIAVNSAIFIGYRTKGIAGAVAACIGVMLPSFIIISLIATYFMQFREHPVFDRAFTGIRAAVVALIVSAVIKLGKAGIKDYQGLILAIMAFILIIWVKINAIWVVIGGAVAGILLNNKQRGNAS, translated from the coding sequence ATGAAAAAAAATATTTACTTTGATTTATTCAGTACTTTTTTTAAGATAGGTGCGTTCACTTTTGGCGGGGGATACGCTATGATTCCGCTTATAGAGAGAGAAGTAATAGACAATAAAAATTGGGTAGATGAAGAAGAACTATTGGATATATTGGCTTTGTCTCAATCGGTGCCTGGAGTGATAGCAGTCAATTCAGCTATATTTATAGGCTATAGGACAAAAGGTATAGCAGGGGCAGTGGCTGCCTGTATCGGGGTAATGTTGCCATCATTCATCATTATATCACTCATAGCTACTTATTTTATGCAATTTAGAGAGCATCCGGTTTTTGACCGTGCCTTTACCGGAATAAGAGCGGCTGTAGTTGCCTTGATTGTATCTGCCGTGATAAAGCTGGGCAAAGCAGGAATTAAGGATTATCAGGGCCTCATATTAGCTATAATGGCTTTTATATTAATAATATGGGTAAAGATAAATGCAATATGGGTAGTGATAGGTGGAGCGGTTGCAGGTATTTTGTTGAACAACAAACAGAGGGGAAATGCATCATGA
- a CDS encoding chromate transporter, translating into MNIYIRLFLSFFKIGAFTFGGGYAMIPLIRQELETNGWLSVQEFVDIIAIAEMTPGPFAVNSATFVGIKMSGLGAAAVATIAVALPSFITIIIVSKFFFQFQEHWLVKGMLYGIRPVVAGLIATAAVLIGQSALLKTGTVINVIDLKSMLNSIDFKAVIILLGSLIATVKFKVHPILIIVLAGAVGVFIY; encoded by the coding sequence ATGAATATCTATATAAGATTATTTTTAAGTTTTTTTAAAATAGGTGCCTTCACTTTTGGCGGAGGATATGCAATGATACCCCTTATAAGACAGGAGCTAGAGACTAATGGTTGGCTGAGCGTTCAGGAGTTTGTAGATATTATAGCTATAGCCGAGATGACTCCCGGACCATTTGCCGTCAATTCAGCTACTTTTGTAGGTATCAAGATGTCAGGGTTAGGCGCTGCAGCAGTTGCTACTATTGCCGTTGCACTCCCATCTTTTATAACAATAATTATTGTATCTAAATTTTTCTTTCAGTTTCAAGAGCATTGGCTGGTAAAAGGAATGCTGTATGGAATAAGGCCGGTGGTAGCGGGGTTGATTGCTACCGCAGCTGTACTTATCGGACAGAGCGCTCTATTAAAAACAGGTACTGTCATAAATGTTATAGACCTTAAAAGTATGTTAAATTCAATAGATTTTAAGGCTGTTATCATATTATTAGGTTCGTTGATAGCAACAGTCAAATTCAAGGTGCATCCTATATTGATCATCGTATTAGCAGGTGCTGTGGGTGTATTTATATATTAG
- a CDS encoding GntR family transcriptional regulator: protein MIRKLIESDLHDRQSLRGVVFEHIRDMILEGKYDAGDTLVESRLAKELGVSRTPVREAFRQLELEGLVTCVPNKYVIVEGVSQQDIEDIFTLRSMVEGLAARWAVERITPDEMKRLAETIELMDYYTNKNDLEQVAKLDSRFHNIIYEASKSKILRTTLTTLHHFIQRARLGSLKFHGRAKETLKEHKAIMKAFEDKDAEVAEELLTRHVSNAKTNFLELTNKI from the coding sequence TTGATAAGAAAATTGATCGAATCAGACCTGCATGATAGACAATCATTGAGGGGTGTAGTTTTTGAGCATATCAGGGATATGATTTTGGAGGGGAAATATGATGCAGGGGATACTTTGGTAGAGAGCAGACTAGCAAAAGAATTAGGGGTGAGCAGGACTCCTGTAAGAGAAGCTTTCCGACAATTGGAGCTGGAAGGTTTGGTAACCTGTGTACCAAACAAATATGTAATTGTTGAGGGGGTATCCCAACAAGATATAGAAGACATATTTACCCTTAGAAGCATGGTGGAGGGGCTTGCTGCCAGATGGGCGGTAGAGAGGATTACACCGGATGAAATGAAACGGTTGGCGGAAACTATAGAGCTTATGGATTATTATACTAATAAGAATGATTTAGAACAGGTTGCTAAGTTGGATAGCAGGTTTCACAACATCATATACGAGGCAAGTAAGAGTAAAATATTAAGGACTACCCTTACTACTTTGCATCATTTTATACAGAGAGCCAGGTTGGGTTCACTTAAGTTTCATGGGAGAGCTAAAGAGACTTTAAAAGAGCATAAAGCTATAATGAAGGCATTTGAAGATAAAGATGCTGAAGTTGCAGAGGAACTGTTAACTAGACATGTCAGTAATGCTAAGACTAATTTTTTAGAATTAACTAATAAAATATAA
- a CDS encoding ABC-F family ATP-binding cassette domain-containing protein, which yields MAIVSLSNVSKTFVDKKILENIDLTIDLNEKIGIVGVNGCGKSTLLKIINGDIYPDKGNVNKANKYKISYLPQRSELDSDNTLFNEMLEIFNYFIDMEKSIRELELKISKDPNNTQLLKRYAELQEEFDSSGGYAYQSQIKGVLNGLGFNDEDYSKKISSLSGGQKSRVSLAKILLEKPDLLLLDEPTNHLDIEATEWLESFLSGYKGSIIIISHDRYFLDSLVDTIYQIENAKITKYKGNYTEYLNQKEILDQQRIKQYKENQLELKRQERIIQRYRSINTQRSIKAARSREKAVEKMDIMDKPVILQEKMRFSIPVKKQSGKKILSIKGLSKSFGELELFNSVNLDIYRGERIGFIGKNGTGKTTLFNIILGKYPPSSGEYTIGHNVEIGYYDQEQKTLDATKTIIDNIWDCYPHMKETDIRNMLAAFLFKEDDVFKTVSTLSGGERARVALLKTVLSGANLFLLDEPTNHLDIQSKEVLEQALIEYKGTMIVISHDRYFLDKIATRILELEDGKIKDYNGNYTYYRRKKNELLSTSIDNSPPPKPVTDKKQSIKQCDIKSQKLEKIEEKIQQRENQIKEFEHKMCDPSYYSDPDKSKEINIKYNNYKAELNNLYTQWEELIS from the coding sequence ATGGCAATAGTTTCTTTAAGTAATGTGTCAAAAACATTTGTAGATAAAAAGATACTGGAGAATATAGACTTAACCATTGACCTGAACGAAAAAATAGGAATTGTAGGCGTAAACGGATGTGGAAAATCCACTCTCCTTAAAATCATAAACGGCGATATATATCCTGATAAAGGAAACGTAAATAAAGCAAATAAATACAAGATATCATATCTCCCTCAAAGGTCAGAACTGGATTCGGATAACACTCTTTTTAACGAAATGCTAGAAATATTCAATTATTTTATAGATATGGAAAAATCAATTCGGGAACTTGAATTAAAGATAAGCAAAGACCCAAATAATACTCAATTGCTTAAAAGATATGCTGAACTACAGGAGGAATTCGATTCTTCTGGAGGCTATGCATATCAAAGTCAGATAAAAGGAGTGTTAAATGGGCTTGGTTTTAACGATGAGGATTACAGCAAAAAAATTTCATCCCTGAGCGGAGGACAAAAAAGTAGGGTATCGTTAGCAAAAATATTGCTGGAAAAACCTGACCTGCTATTGTTAGATGAGCCCACCAACCATTTAGATATAGAGGCTACCGAGTGGTTAGAATCATTTTTATCTGGCTATAAAGGCAGTATCATCATTATTTCTCATGATAGATATTTCCTAGATTCATTAGTAGATACTATTTACCAAATCGAGAATGCAAAAATTACTAAATATAAGGGGAACTACACTGAATATCTAAATCAAAAAGAAATATTAGATCAACAGAGAATAAAACAATATAAAGAAAATCAGCTGGAACTCAAAAGACAAGAAAGAATTATACAAAGATATAGATCTATAAATACCCAGCGCAGCATAAAGGCTGCAAGAAGTAGAGAAAAAGCCGTTGAAAAGATGGATATAATGGATAAGCCTGTAATACTTCAAGAAAAAATGAGATTTTCAATCCCTGTAAAGAAACAAAGCGGAAAAAAAATTCTGTCCATCAAGGGGTTATCAAAATCCTTTGGCGAATTGGAACTATTTAATTCTGTTAATCTTGATATATACAGAGGTGAAAGAATAGGATTTATAGGTAAAAATGGCACAGGCAAAACTACCTTATTCAATATCATCTTAGGAAAATATCCTCCTTCTTCAGGAGAGTACACAATTGGACACAATGTGGAAATAGGCTATTATGATCAGGAACAAAAGACACTAGATGCTACCAAAACAATCATCGATAATATATGGGATTGTTATCCGCATATGAAGGAAACTGACATACGCAACATGCTCGCAGCTTTTCTATTTAAAGAAGATGATGTATTTAAGACAGTCTCAACTTTAAGCGGCGGTGAAAGAGCTAGAGTCGCACTGCTCAAAACCGTTTTGTCAGGGGCAAACTTATTCCTGTTGGATGAACCCACAAACCACTTGGACATACAATCAAAAGAGGTGCTGGAACAGGCCTTAATAGAATATAAAGGTACAATGATTGTGATATCTCATGACAGATACTTTTTAGATAAAATAGCCACTAGGATATTAGAGCTAGAAGATGGAAAGATAAAAGATTACAATGGTAATTACACTTACTATAGGCGTAAAAAAAATGAACTATTATCAACTAGTATTGATAACAGTCCTCCACCAAAGCCTGTAACGGATAAAAAGCAAAGTATAAAACAATGTGATATAAAATCACAAAAATTAGAAAAGATTGAAGAAAAAATTCAACAGAGAGAAAACCAAATCAAAGAATTTGAACACAAGATGTGTGATCCGTCGTATTATTCTGATCCGGATAAGTCTAAAGAAATAAACATAAAATACAACAACTATAAAGCGGAATTAAACAACCTATACACCCAATGGGAGGAGTTAATCTCATAG
- a CDS encoding redox-sensing transcriptional repressor Rex, which translates to MKENSNKVPEAVIRRLPRYYRYLSELFINGIDRISSKELSIRMGITASQIRQDLNNFGGFGQQGYGYNVKELHQAIERIIGLNKQNNMIIIGAGNVGQAIANYTNFEAKGFKLKALFDTNPKLIGLMIRGIEILDIDKLTQEFVKQNSINVAVLCVPKNNAQTVANKAMECNVKALWNFAPVDIKVYDDVVIENVHLSDSLYTLCYKMNSSK; encoded by the coding sequence ATGAAAGAAAACTCTAATAAGGTTCCAGAAGCTGTCATAAGACGTTTGCCTAGATATTATAGATATTTATCAGAGCTTTTTATCAATGGTATAGATAGAATATCTTCAAAAGAGCTCAGTATTAGAATGGGGATAACTGCCTCTCAAATAAGGCAGGATTTGAACAATTTTGGAGGATTTGGTCAGCAGGGATATGGATATAATGTTAAGGAATTACATCAGGCTATAGAGAGAATAATTGGTTTGAATAAACAGAACAATATGATAATTATAGGTGCAGGTAATGTAGGACAGGCTATAGCAAATTATACTAATTTCGAAGCAAAAGGTTTTAAGTTAAAAGCATTGTTTGATACCAACCCTAAATTGATAGGTCTTATGATAAGGGGCATTGAGATACTAGATATAGATAAACTAACACAAGAATTTGTAAAGCAGAACAGTATAAATGTAGCGGTGCTATGTGTACCCAAAAACAACGCACAGACCGTTGCCAATAAAGCTATGGAGTGCAATGTAAAAGCATTGTGGAATTTTGCACCAGTTGACATAAAAGTTTATGACGATGTTGTTATTGAGAATGTACATTTAAGTGATAGTCTTTATACTCTTTGTTACAAGATGAATAGCAGTAAATAG
- the gltX gene encoding glutamate--tRNA ligase yields the protein MSEVRVRFAPSPTGNLHIGGARTALFNWLFARNRNGKFILRIEDTDIKRSTIESADGIIEGLKWLGIDWDEGPYFQSERQKLYKDELHRLIEKGYAYYCYCTPEELAHEREEAAKLKKPYRYSGKCRNLSEQQIKEYKDQGRKPVLRLKVPMEGQVVVNDLIRGKVAFRNDILDDFIIMKSNGTPAYNFACVVDDNSMGINYVIRAEEHLSNTPKQLLLYEYLGYDIPQFAHVPMILAPDRSKLSKRHGATSVQEFRDQGYLPEAIVNYLTLLGWSDVDGREKISLDETAKVFALDRVSKNAAVYDVKKMTWMNGLYMSQLPINRIEVLVQPFLKKQGINVDTENDEAHKRLLSILDAVRSRVRTLEELAEGCLYFYKDFDQYDQKGVRKYFKKQGVVELLKKGKAVLQDVEPFDLENTEKAYRKLIDELQIKGAAIIHPTRLALSGRTVGPGLFDIIALLGKEKCIERMDRAIEWIEKNLD from the coding sequence ATGTCGGAAGTAAGAGTCAGATTTGCGCCTAGTCCTACCGGAAATTTGCATATAGGCGGAGCTAGGACCGCACTTTTTAATTGGTTGTTTGCTAGAAACAGGAATGGTAAATTTATACTGAGGATCGAAGATACTGATATAAAAAGATCCACCATTGAATCAGCGGATGGTATAATTGAAGGCCTTAAATGGCTTGGTATCGACTGGGATGAAGGACCTTATTTCCAATCGGAGAGACAAAAATTATATAAAGATGAATTGCACAGGCTTATAGAAAAAGGATATGCTTATTATTGTTATTGTACCCCTGAAGAACTTGCCCATGAGAGAGAAGAGGCTGCAAAACTAAAAAAGCCTTATAGGTATAGTGGCAAATGCAGAAATCTCAGTGAGCAGCAGATAAAGGAGTATAAAGACCAGGGAAGGAAGCCTGTATTAAGGTTAAAGGTTCCTATGGAAGGTCAGGTGGTAGTTAACGATCTTATCAGAGGTAAGGTTGCGTTTAGAAATGATATATTAGATGATTTTATTATAATGAAATCAAATGGTACACCTGCTTATAATTTTGCTTGTGTAGTAGATGATAACAGTATGGGTATTAATTATGTGATCAGAGCTGAAGAGCATCTTTCTAATACTCCCAAACAATTGCTTTTGTATGAATACTTGGGATACGATATTCCACAGTTTGCCCATGTTCCCATGATATTAGCACCTGATAGGAGTAAATTAAGCAAGAGACATGGCGCTACATCTGTTCAGGAATTCAGGGATCAAGGGTATCTGCCAGAGGCTATAGTTAACTATTTGACCTTGTTAGGTTGGTCAGATGTTGATGGCAGAGAGAAAATATCATTGGATGAGACGGCAAAAGTTTTCGCACTGGACAGAGTATCTAAAAACGCAGCTGTATATGATGTAAAAAAAATGACGTGGATGAATGGCCTATATATGAGCCAGCTACCTATAAATAGGATAGAAGTGTTAGTACAGCCATTCTTGAAAAAGCAGGGAATAAATGTGGATACAGAAAATGATGAAGCACATAAAAGACTGTTATCTATATTAGATGCAGTGAGGAGTCGTGTGAGAACTTTGGAAGAGCTGGCAGAAGGATGTTTATATTTTTATAAAGATTTCGATCAATATGACCAAAAGGGTGTTAGAAAGTATTTTAAAAAGCAAGGTGTTGTAGAGCTGTTGAAAAAGGGTAAGGCTGTGTTGCAAGATGTAGAACCATTTGATTTGGAAAATACAGAAAAAGCATATAGGAAGTTGATTGATGAGCTGCAAATAAAGGGAGCAGCCATAATACACCCTACAAGGCTTGCACTTTCTGGTAGGACTGTAGGCCCTGGTTTGTTTGATATAATAGCTTTGCTGGGCAAAGAGAAATGTATAGAGAGAATGGATAGAGCAATAGAGTGGATAGAAAAAAATTTAGATTAA
- a CDS encoding acyl-CoA dehydratase activase-related protein: MKIGIPRALLYYYYFPLWKTLFEELGAQVVVSDISSREIIDEGVKEAVPEICVPIKIYIGHILNLLSKDVDYVFVPRFTSIRKGEFFCPKFMGLPDMIKHSLPQVEDKLIEPHINSVTDNIGTYDNFKFLEDLLDVSPQELKSALKKSEHIWEIFRGYSKQSYDILSAMELALGSKKEFTKMNSEKNPVNIGLIGYVYDVYDNIVSMDVLNKIKGMGANITTFEMLDEDVIRKQITPMKKRLFWTFSNKLLGAAYHFYENDEYDGIIQVTAFGCGPDSLIGKMLELDSDEFGKPFMTIRVDEHGGESHMLTRAEAFVDMIKRKKTKKLKGA; the protein is encoded by the coding sequence ATGAAGATAGGCATTCCGAGAGCATTGTTATACTATTATTATTTTCCTTTATGGAAGACATTGTTTGAAGAGCTAGGAGCACAGGTAGTTGTTTCTGACATAAGTTCAAGGGAAATTATTGACGAAGGGGTTAAGGAAGCAGTACCTGAAATATGTGTACCCATCAAGATATATATAGGGCATATACTTAACTTATTGTCGAAAGATGTTGATTATGTGTTTGTTCCCAGGTTCACCAGCATACGCAAGGGAGAATTTTTTTGTCCCAAATTTATGGGGTTGCCTGATATGATAAAGCATTCTCTACCTCAAGTTGAAGACAAGCTGATAGAACCGCATATAAATTCGGTTACTGACAATATTGGTACTTATGATAACTTTAAATTTTTAGAAGATCTATTAGACGTGTCCCCTCAAGAGCTGAAGTCTGCTCTAAAAAAATCAGAGCATATATGGGAAATTTTTAGAGGATATAGCAAGCAGAGTTATGATATTTTAAGTGCTATGGAACTTGCCCTTGGTTCTAAAAAGGAGTTCACTAAGATGAACTCAGAGAAGAATCCAGTGAACATAGGTCTTATTGGGTATGTTTATGACGTTTATGATAATATTGTCAGCATGGATGTATTGAATAAGATCAAAGGAATGGGTGCCAATATAACTACATTTGAGATGCTAGATGAGGATGTTATACGAAAGCAGATTACTCCTATGAAAAAGAGATTGTTTTGGACCTTTTCCAACAAATTGTTGGGTGCAGCTTATCATTTTTATGAAAATGATGAGTATGATGGCATAATCCAAGTTACGGCTTTTGGTTGTGGTCCAGACTCTCTTATTGGAAAGATGTTGGAACTTGATTCAGATGAATTTGGTAAGCCGTTTATGACTATAAGAGTCGATGAGCATGGCGGGGAGAGTCACATGCTCACAAGGGCAGAGGCCTTTGTAGACATGATTAAACGAAAAAAAACTAAAAAGTTGAAGGGAGCATAA
- a CDS encoding acyl-CoA dehydratase activase-related protein: MKVTFPYMGPVIGYKKMFELLGHDVVMPPKPSQETIDLGVKHSPEFACFPLKVLMGSYIQSIEAGADTIFSSGGHGPCRAGFYGELHSKIIKSLGYDTQVIIFDEVTRDYKDFISKVKLVKGKNSWLKMFKIVLTCYRMIQYMDILEKRICRTRAYEVKRGSCTRVWEEILEMFDNCYAMKDVKQVKKKADEMIDSIETYQVPEEQKIRIGVVGEIYVVMEPTINDYIEEKLGYLGAEVERSQYLSEWIEFNLIPKWLNKSHEKEVLKKGEEYIEIIIGGHAKQNVGHIVDFSDRGFDGIIHVMPFACLPELVSQSIIPKISKEHDIPVLTLSLDEQRGTANVQTRLEAFIDLVKNKKIKKLA, encoded by the coding sequence ATGAAGGTCACCTTCCCTTATATGGGGCCTGTTATTGGCTACAAAAAAATGTTTGAGCTTCTTGGACATGATGTAGTTATGCCTCCAAAGCCTTCTCAAGAAACTATAGATTTGGGTGTTAAGCACAGTCCTGAGTTTGCATGTTTTCCGCTAAAAGTCCTTATGGGGTCATATATTCAGTCAATAGAGGCAGGAGCTGATACTATATTCAGTTCGGGAGGCCATGGACCCTGTAGAGCAGGATTCTATGGGGAGCTGCATAGCAAGATAATCAAAAGTTTGGGTTATGATACCCAGGTAATAATCTTCGATGAAGTAACCAGGGATTATAAAGATTTTATATCTAAAGTAAAATTGGTCAAAGGTAAAAATTCCTGGTTGAAAATGTTCAAGATAGTTTTGACCTGTTATCGCATGATACAATATATGGATATATTGGAAAAGAGGATATGCAGGACAAGGGCATACGAGGTCAAAAGAGGAAGTTGTACAAGAGTATGGGAAGAAATACTTGAGATGTTTGATAATTGCTATGCTATGAAAGATGTCAAGCAGGTAAAGAAGAAAGCAGATGAGATGATAGATTCGATAGAAACTTATCAAGTGCCTGAAGAACAAAAGATTAGGATTGGTGTTGTAGGCGAGATATATGTAGTAATGGAGCCAACCATCAATGATTATATCGAAGAAAAATTGGGATATTTAGGTGCTGAAGTGGAAAGATCACAATATCTTTCTGAATGGATAGAATTCAACCTGATTCCTAAATGGTTGAACAAATCCCATGAAAAGGAAGTATTAAAAAAAGGCGAAGAATATATTGAAATAATAATAGGCGGTCATGCCAAACAAAATGTAGGACACATTGTAGATTTTAGTGACAGGGGTTTTGATGGCATTATTCATGTTATGCCCTTTGCCTGTCTTCCTGAACTTGTATCACAAAGCATCATACCTAAAATAAGCAAAGAACACGATATACCTGTTCTTACCTTGTCGTTGGATGAACAAAGAGGGACGGCAAATGTTCAAACAAGATTAGAAGCATTTATAGATCTTGTAAAAAATAAAAAAATAAAAAAGCTTGCATGA